In a genomic window of Nitrosarchaeum sp.:
- a CDS encoding glucosamine inositolphosphorylceramide transferase family protein has translation MNNDISTSFLKFKEIMPTKDRFWADPFVVYKDQKHHIFFEEFLNYQNKGHLSVMTVDNNGNYTKPVKILERDYHLSYPSIFEFQNEWYLIHGTIHNSKSYVELFKCDNFPFQWKYDRKLIIDIPLVDTTMFFYNKKWWMFACKAENNGTSRSEELMLFYSDDPLSANWIPHPLNPIVSDIRNARPAGKIFEMNNKIIRPAQNCFQVYGNGLSFNEIIKLNENEYEEKCLEFFKPDWKSGLIGFHTFNYEKGCTVIDARIKRSRLN, from the coding sequence ATGAATAATGATATTTCTACATCATTTTTAAAATTTAAGGAGATAATGCCCACAAAAGATAGATTTTGGGCGGATCCGTTTGTAGTTTACAAAGATCAGAAACATCATATATTTTTTGAAGAATTTCTGAATTATCAAAATAAAGGACATTTGTCAGTAATGACTGTTGATAATAATGGAAATTATACTAAACCTGTAAAAATCTTAGAACGTGATTACCACTTATCATATCCGTCGATATTTGAATTTCAAAATGAATGGTATCTGATTCATGGAACAATACATAATTCAAAATCTTATGTGGAATTATTCAAGTGTGATAATTTTCCATTTCAATGGAAGTATGATCGTAAATTAATCATTGATATCCCACTTGTAGATACTACCATGTTTTTTTATAATAAAAAATGGTGGATGTTTGCATGTAAAGCCGAAAATAATGGAACATCTCGATCTGAGGAATTGATGCTTTTTTATTCTGATGATCCGCTTAGTGCAAATTGGATTCCACACCCTCTGAATCCTATAGTTTCTGATATTAGAAATGCTAGACCTGCAGGAAAAATCTTTGAAATGAATAATAAAATTATTCGACCTGCACAAAACTGTTTTCAAGTATATGGAAACGGACTTTCCTTTAATGAAATAATTAAATTAAATGAAAATGAATATGAAGAAAAATGCCTGGAATTCTTCAAGCCAGATTGGAAAAGTGGTCTAATTGGATTTCATACTTTTAATTATGAAAAAGGTTGTACTGTAATTGATGCCAGAATAAAACGAAGTAGACTAAACTAA
- a CDS encoding glycosyltransferase, which yields MKLKILAIGDSTSNIYLMKKFARNMEVHLIDFPKKGVDKTTTGKDGIEYFDSLLISKQVEKIKKIKDSYDLCIAVPWAGARIAYLAGINYIMYFVGGDITNPPFAKENKNYNFFEKNFYKKILDNAIACIAPMDEYYIPLKKYRKDAIRLDRIFVDTELFNENIQPIEFKKEKFTFLSAQRFGLEKGMDKIWKAIELCKSDFELLQVKWFIEDTTTEEFDELSSINKKLIDEKSDRVRFIPLIKRDELGRYFVGADAVMGQMRAGVQGGIEREAAFCKKPVICYTDPKKPNIIDGEEIIPPFLPKSNEPQEIADIIDKIVESKQFRDDLAQKEYEYVKKISYPELVSKDWENIFVKVFEKSKTLDRKISILDRLMSFIILKIEKIYIKKFREKNISTWGKEEYDRLIRD from the coding sequence ATGAAATTAAAAATTCTGGCAATAGGAGATTCAACAAGCAATATCTATCTAATGAAAAAATTTGCAAGAAATATGGAAGTTCATTTAATAGATTTTCCAAAAAAAGGTGTAGATAAAACAACAACTGGAAAAGATGGAATAGAATACTTTGACTCGTTATTAATTTCAAAACAAGTAGAAAAAATCAAAAAAATCAAAGATAGTTATGATTTATGCATAGCTGTTCCTTGGGCAGGAGCAAGAATTGCATATTTAGCAGGAATAAATTACATAATGTATTTTGTCGGAGGAGATATTACAAATCCACCTTTTGCAAAAGAAAATAAAAATTATAATTTTTTTGAAAAAAACTTTTATAAAAAAATACTAGATAATGCCATTGCATGTATAGCACCTATGGACGAATATTATATCCCATTAAAAAAATATAGAAAAGATGCAATCAGATTGGATAGAATATTTGTAGATACAGAACTTTTCAATGAAAATATACAGCCGATTGAATTTAAAAAAGAAAAATTTACTTTCTTGTCAGCACAGAGATTTGGATTGGAAAAAGGAATGGATAAGATTTGGAAGGCAATAGAGCTATGTAAATCAGATTTTGAGTTATTACAAGTAAAGTGGTTTATAGAAGATACAACCACTGAAGAATTTGATGAGTTAAGTTCAATAAATAAAAAATTAATCGATGAAAAATCAGACAGAGTCAGATTTATTCCATTAATTAAAAGAGATGAATTAGGTAGATATTTTGTAGGAGCGGACGCAGTGATGGGGCAAATGAGAGCAGGTGTTCAAGGCGGGATAGAAAGAGAAGCTGCATTTTGTAAAAAACCAGTAATTTGTTATACGGATCCAAAAAAACCCAATATTATAGATGGTGAGGAAATAATCCCACCATTTCTACCAAAATCAAATGAACCGCAAGAGATAGCAGATATCATAGATAAGATTGTAGAATCAAAACAATTCAGAGATGATTTAGCACAAAAGGAATACGAATATGTAAAGAAAATATCTTATCCGGAATTGGTATCAAAAGACTGGGAAAATATTTTTGTAAAAGTATTTGAGAAAAGTAAAACGCTAGATAGAAAGATATCCATCTTGGATAGACTTATGAGTTTTATTATTCTTAAGATTGAAAAAATATACATAAAAAAATTCAGAGAAAAAAACATTAGTACATGGGGAAAGGAAGAATATGATAGATTGATTAGAGATTGA
- a CDS encoding acyltransferase — translation MRTKKFEISEQFYSDLISVHKKRRNEVKKKWNRVLPFNELISDRWEKAKFLNGLHGSSIYDNSYVFGKVSIGKNTWIGPYTILDGSGGKLSIGDFCSISSGVQIYTHNTVKWAVSGGKAEYEKKSVRIGDNCYIGPYSVISMGSSIGKGSVIGTSSFVNTVIPPYSIAFGSPAKIVGKVKVKGKNVEFEYFKK, via the coding sequence ATGAGAACAAAAAAATTTGAAATTTCAGAACAGTTTTACTCCGACTTGATATCAGTACATAAAAAACGACGAAATGAAGTTAAAAAAAAATGGAACCGAGTTTTGCCTTTTAATGAATTAATATCTGACAGATGGGAAAAAGCCAAATTTTTGAATGGATTGCATGGTAGTAGCATATATGATAACAGTTATGTATTTGGCAAGGTTTCTATTGGAAAAAATACTTGGATAGGTCCTTACACTATACTTGATGGCAGTGGTGGAAAACTCTCCATAGGTGATTTTTGTAGTATTAGTAGCGGAGTTCAAATCTATACTCATAACACAGTAAAATGGGCTGTAAGTGGTGGAAAAGCTGAATATGAAAAAAAATCTGTCAGGATAGGTGATAATTGTTACATTGGTCCTTACTCGGTAATTAGTATGGGATCTAGTATTGGAAAAGGAAGTGTTATTGGAACATCAAGTTTTGTTAATACTGTAATCCCTCCTTATTCAATTGCGTTTGGTTCTCCAGCAAAGATTGTAGGTAAAGTTAAAGTCAAAGGAAAAAATGTAGAGTTTGAGTATTTTAAAAAATAA
- a CDS encoding class I SAM-dependent methyltransferase yields MGVFAQKIQWVDPITNETLNSDGHYLVSNHSSYSIFNGIPNFVDNVNDQTQKQVQESFGEKWSQSDFGQNDAEFEEKIKPVYLEMMGLEESDLAVFNNKIILEVGIGSGSSSRLWGPQAKEFHGVDISKAVYRVQTNLKKLISNPILSQADINKLPYLDESFDVVVSNGVFHHTPDTKLALKNSLKKLKIGGFCIFYIYKKKSPVREFSDDYIRSKISDLSYNDAWEKIKPLTDFGKLLHEKNTQITIPFDIELLGIKKGTYDLQRFFYDYFFKCFWKDSWGYDYSNLVNVDWYHPKYCWRHSKDEIQSWCTEFNLNIKYIKELESGYACYVVKTSSIT; encoded by the coding sequence ATGGGAGTATTTGCTCAAAAAATACAATGGGTTGATCCAATTACCAATGAAACTTTAAACTCTGATGGGCATTACCTTGTTTCAAATCATTCATCATATTCTATATTCAATGGCATACCAAATTTTGTTGATAATGTAAATGATCAAACCCAAAAACAAGTTCAAGAATCATTTGGAGAAAAGTGGTCACAAAGTGATTTTGGACAAAATGATGCTGAATTTGAAGAAAAAATTAAACCTGTTTACCTAGAAATGATGGGTCTTGAAGAATCTGATCTAGCTGTTTTTAATAATAAAATTATTCTTGAAGTAGGAATTGGAAGTGGTTCATCATCAAGATTATGGGGACCACAAGCCAAAGAATTTCATGGAGTAGATATTTCAAAAGCAGTTTATCGTGTTCAAACAAATTTAAAAAAATTAATTTCAAATCCTATTCTTTCTCAGGCTGACATCAACAAACTCCCTTATCTTGACGAAAGTTTTGATGTTGTTGTTAGTAATGGTGTATTTCACCATACACCTGATACAAAATTGGCATTAAAAAATTCCCTAAAAAAATTAAAAATTGGCGGGTTTTGTATTTTTTATATATATAAAAAAAAATCACCCGTTAGAGAATTTTCAGACGACTATATTCGTTCAAAAATTTCTGATTTATCTTATAATGATGCATGGGAAAAAATTAAACCTCTTACCGATTTTGGAAAGTTACTACATGAAAAAAATACTCAAATTACTATACCATTTGATATAGAATTGTTGGGAATAAAAAAAGGAACATATGATCTACAGAGATTTTTTTATGATTATTTTTTCAAATGTTTTTGGAAAGATTCATGGGGATATGATTATTCTAATCTTGTTAATGTTGATTGGTATCATCCAAAATATTGTTGGAGACATTCAAAAGATGAAATACAGTCATGGTGTACTGAGTTTAATCTAAATATTAAATATATCAAAGAACTAGAAAGTGGTTATGCATGTTATGTTGTAAAAACTTCTAGTATAACCTGA
- a CDS encoding asparagine synthase C-terminal domain-containing protein: MQINKNQIRNYLTIRYDPLINSSHLATWNDFETQTSDPHGLVTENLLTLSLKNSIPDDNKSIAISLSSGIDSSICLAILRKTFPKRKIIAICGVFENGFDESIEAKKIADKFSAEFKILHMGSMFTNMPEIISISKRPRWNTYTHLIAKEAKKKANFLVTGDGADELFGGYVFRYHKFNQLLKSKDQWLEKTKKYLECHNRDWVPDQNNLFGKCIKFNWNEIYNYFKPYFHNALDPISQVMLADFNGKLLFDFIPTGKAISDYYKIKSIPIFLDASLITFAQKLPLHQKYDNKTNRGKLVLRAISKRLGINHIEEKKGFSPSLLFDWQKNGKEICQSFLLNKNSQIYKKNLINYDWTVKAFDKIEFDGDIRYLNRLISILALEIWIKIFVTNELKSTKKLI, translated from the coding sequence TTGCAAATTAACAAAAACCAAATTCGTAATTATCTTACAATTAGATATGATCCACTGATAAATTCCTCACATTTAGCAACTTGGAACGATTTTGAAACTCAAACTTCTGATCCACATGGACTTGTGACTGAAAATCTTCTTACTCTCTCTTTAAAAAATTCTATCCCTGATGACAATAAATCAATAGCAATCTCGCTAAGTAGTGGAATTGATTCTTCAATATGTTTAGCAATACTACGAAAAACGTTTCCCAAAAGAAAAATAATTGCTATATGTGGAGTTTTTGAAAATGGCTTTGATGAATCAATTGAAGCAAAAAAAATTGCAGACAAATTCTCTGCCGAATTCAAAATACTTCATATGGGTTCGATGTTTACAAACATGCCCGAGATCATCTCTATTTCCAAGAGACCTAGATGGAATACTTACACTCATCTTATTGCCAAAGAAGCTAAAAAGAAAGCAAATTTTTTGGTGACTGGTGATGGCGCTGATGAACTATTTGGCGGATATGTTTTTCGATATCATAAATTCAATCAACTTTTAAAGTCAAAGGATCAATGGCTAGAAAAAACTAAAAAATATCTAGAGTGTCATAATCGAGATTGGGTTCCGGATCAAAATAATTTGTTTGGTAAATGTATCAAGTTTAATTGGAATGAAATTTACAATTATTTCAAACCTTATTTTCATAATGCTCTAGATCCTATTTCTCAGGTAATGCTAGCTGATTTTAATGGAAAATTGTTATTTGATTTTATACCTACTGGGAAAGCAATATCTGATTATTACAAAATCAAAAGCATTCCAATATTTTTGGATGCATCTTTGATAACTTTTGCACAAAAACTACCATTACATCAAAAATATGACAACAAAACTAACAGAGGAAAATTAGTGTTAAGAGCAATATCAAAAAGGTTAGGAATAAATCATATTGAAGAAAAAAAAGGTTTTTCACCTAGTTTACTTTTTGATTGGCAGAAAAATGGTAAAGAAATATGTCAGTCATTCTTATTAAATAAAAATTCTCAGATATATAAAAAAAATCTAATCAATTATGACTGGACTGTAAAAGCATTTGATAAAATTGAATTTGATGGAGACATAAGATATTTGAATAGATTAATTTCTATACTTGCTTTAGAAATATGGATTAAAATTTTTGTAACAAACGAATTAAAAAGTACTAAAAAATTAATCTAA
- a CDS encoding DegT/DnrJ/EryC1/StrS family aminotransferase, giving the protein MTEKKLIPLAVPDVGEDEINEIRKVMATGFLTEGSTTKEFEDMVANYVGVKHAIAVTSCTTGLHAVLECLNIKGQEVIVPDYTYPATAEAVVLAGGIPVLADVDLDSMNMTTDILEEAYDEKMSVFSPVSWAGVPLEKEIYQKAKKLDLKCLEDSACSLGAKIGEDYVGKIADYSCFSFHPRKVITTGEGGMITTDNDEIAEKCYSFKHFGAKGSSFETIGTNYKLSNVLSAIGLVQMKKIEKIIEDRIQKAKIYQELLSKIGNIKPAYVGKNTRQTFQSYTCYVQKDGYRDRIRKALADENIQSQIGTYALHLEPAYKNMKKVGNLENSAKLFNNALTLPLHKNLTQEDQENICRIINKTLND; this is encoded by the coding sequence GTGACTGAAAAGAAACTCATACCACTAGCTGTTCCCGATGTAGGAGAGGATGAGATAAACGAGATTAGAAAAGTAATGGCTACAGGTTTTCTAACAGAGGGAAGCACTACAAAAGAATTTGAAGATATGGTTGCAAACTATGTGGGAGTAAAACACGCAATAGCAGTTACTTCATGCACTACAGGACTGCATGCTGTATTGGAATGTTTGAATATTAAAGGACAAGAAGTCATTGTTCCAGATTACACGTATCCTGCTACTGCCGAAGCAGTAGTTTTGGCTGGTGGAATTCCAGTACTTGCAGATGTGGATTTGGACAGCATGAATATGACTACAGATATTCTAGAGGAAGCATATGATGAAAAAATGAGCGTTTTCAGTCCAGTTTCATGGGCAGGGGTTCCATTAGAAAAAGAAATCTATCAAAAGGCAAAAAAACTAGATTTGAAATGTCTGGAAGATTCTGCATGTAGTTTAGGTGCAAAAATTGGCGAGGATTACGTTGGAAAGATTGCAGATTATTCTTGTTTTAGTTTTCATCCAAGAAAGGTAATTACAACTGGAGAGGGCGGCATGATAACTACAGATAATGATGAAATTGCAGAAAAGTGTTACTCCTTTAAGCATTTTGGAGCAAAGGGATCTTCTTTTGAAACTATAGGAACCAATTACAAATTATCAAATGTGTTAAGTGCCATCGGGTTAGTTCAGATGAAGAAAATTGAAAAAATAATTGAAGACAGAATTCAAAAGGCAAAAATTTATCAAGAATTACTATCAAAAATTGGAAACATCAAACCAGCATATGTAGGCAAGAATACAAGACAAACATTTCAATCATATACTTGTTATGTTCAAAAAGATGGTTACAGAGACAGGATAAGAAAGGCATTGGCTGATGAAAATATTCAAAGTCAAATCGGTACATATGCATTGCATTTGGAACCAGCATACAAGAATATGAAAAAAGTGGGCAATTTAGAAAACTCGGCAAAATTATTTAATAACGCATTGACACTTCCGCTTCACAAAAATTTGACACAGGAAGATCAAGAAAATATTTGCAGGATAATCAATAAGACACTAAATGATTAA